ATACTTTGGTTCTTTGTAATCCAGAAAGTACCAATCGAACCATTGTGGGATTGAAACGAATGAAATCAGTTTTTTGTTCTCCGTCCGCGCTTGTACCAATCGAACCATTGTGGGATTGAAACTTAGTGAATGATCATAATTAATTTTGGTGAGTGGCCGTACCAATCGAACCATTGTGGGATTGAAACGACGCTGTTTCATTCGAAAGGTCGACGATGAAGGGTGTACCAATCGAACCATTGTGGGATTGAAACTTGACACTGGTCGTCACAACCGGCGGAACCTATAGAGTACCAATCGAACCATTGTGGGATTGAAACAACCGAATATTTTCAGCCCAAGCCCGAGTCCCCCTCGTACCAATCGAACCATTGTGGGATTGAAACCGCAGCAGAGTCGGTAGGAGAAGCCGGAACCACGGCGTACCAATCGAACCATTGTGGGATTGAAACCGCAGCAGAGTCGGTAGGAGAAGCCGGAACCACGGCGTACCAATCGAACCATTGTGGGATTGAAACCGCAGCAGAGTCGGTAGGAGAAGCCGGAACCACGGCGTACCAATCGAACCATTGTGGGATTGAAACCGCAGCAGAGTCGGTAGGAGAAGCCGGAACCACGGCGTACCAATCGAACCATTGTGGGATTGAAACCTTTTTGATGGCCGTTTTTTCGAAGAGATGCCCACGCTAGTACCAATCGAACCATTGTGGGATTGAAACCCGTCATAGGTGATTTGTTCAACAGAATTAGATTCGAAATGTACCAATCGAACCATTGTGGGATTGAAACTCACCTCCCGCGAACTCTTGCGGGACGCGGGACTGTGTACCAATCGAACCATTGTGGGATTGAAACAGCCACGTACCACACAAGAAAAACGTACTTGGTGCCGTACCAATCGAACCATTGTGGGATTGAAACATGGGAATCCCCGCTCATGATCTATCCACATATCTCGTACCAATCGAACCATTGTGGGATTGAAAGCCTTGTTGAGGTCAGACTCTTCGTGGCTATCACGGGCAAAGAGGAAGTCGGGGGTAGCCGGAAGGCTTTGAAGAATAAGCTGGTAATGAGCGTTGTAGGCGAAGGAGAGAGGTTGTGGGGGGAGGTTCACTTTGGGGTAGCGAGCCAGTGGGACATAGGTCAGGTGAAGGAGATATACCTTGGGAACGACGGGGTCGGAGTGGGCCGAGCAGGGGGTAAATTACTTCCCTGGGGAGCATTGCACGTTTTGGATCCTTACTATTTGTTGAACTGGCGGCTCGTAGAGGGATTTTGGCACGCCGAGGAGAATTACTTCCAACGAAGCCAAACAAGCCATAGCTTCGGGGGATTGGGGGGTGGAAGAGGTTTTAAACTAAGCGGTGAGGAGAGTTCGTTGTCAGCGCGGTCCAACGGGGAGCTAGAGGAGCTAGAGAAGTAGACTTCTCGATGGGAGCTAAGGCTGGCCGGGCAGGAGCACTTGGCCCAGGCGGTGCAGGTGAAGCGGAAAGTAAAGGAAGCAGGGAACTGGCTTAGAGCAAGTTTGCCCGGCACTGAAAGGGCCTTTTGCCGGGGCTACGTGGGTGAAGCATGGAGAATTTCCTTTCCGAGTCCACCTACTAACTCTTGAGCACACAATCGCCTAATAGATCTTGACGCGGAGCAAGACTATATGCTAACGTGGCCATGTAGGAAAGGATGTGAGGATGTTAAGATGTGAAGGAAATGCGGCTGGAGTTGGCAGCAGAGTTACTGCGGGCTTTAAGCTGCCCCTTGCGGCTCAAGATCCTTGATTTCCTGCGGGAGTGAGGGCGCTACGTCTGCGAGATCATCCCGGCGGTCGGGGCGGAGCAGTCAGTGGTTGCTAAGCACCTGGCAATGTTACGGCAGGCGGGAATTCTAGGGTACGTAAGGTGGTGCTGCGGGCGTTTTACCGCATTCACGATTCGGCAATCCTCGACCTTGACAACTTTAAGCTGGTCAACGACACGCTCAGCTGCGGTTGCGGCAGGTCGTTGACGAAACCCCGGTCGTTATCGACGGTCATACTCGCTCATACTTTTCTTCTTTTTTGCTTTTCGGCCTTCTGACAGAGGATTTTCTCGACTATCTGAAGATGGACGGGCCTTTCGTGCGCGAGGCGGTGAAGAAACCTTCCTTCAAGAACATTGTCCAGGCGATGACCACCGTGGCCGCGGCCTTTGGCAAGGAGACGGTGGCCGAATGGGTGGAGGACGAGGCGGCTTTTATGCTGGTGAAAGAAATCGGGGTAGATCATGTCTAGGGCCTCTACCTGGGAGAGCCACGACCAGGAGTCTATTGCAGCAATGGTACGACCTGAGGGAACGCTTATAAAAATAAAAAAGGGCCGCGCGGGGTACAATTCCAGAAACTGGTCTAGGCAGAGGATGAGATTATCTTAACATCTTTGCTTTAATCCTGGAGAAAGGAAACTATTAATATTAAATCAAAGGAAACTATTAATATTAAACCAATGTTTTTTCGCGGCTTGCACCGCCATGTTTGATATTTGTTTTTCTTACCACTATCATGGTATAATTCCTTACAACTGGGACATTTAGGGAACTTGATATATTGATGAAAAGATTACGAATTAGGTGACGGTTTTACTTTGCTGAAAGTACTCTCGAAATCCTTGCGAGGTGAATGAGATGGGACAACTCTCTGTCTATCTATCTTTCGATGAGCCGATAGGAAACTTCTGGATAGATACAGGATTAGTGGTGCTTCTCAGGCAGTTCGGCGAAGGAGAGCATTCTGTGGAAAGAGTGCGGGAGTGGCTAGTCAGTCAGCTGGTGCAGCCCAGCGGCAATAAAGGTAAGTATTACGACCAGAACAGCGGGCAGTTTCGGGAGTATGATAAAGTTAATTGGATTTATCCGGCCAACATCTTTATCAAGGTTTCCGGTTCGGCACCCAAAATAGATGTCGAGATAGAAGGTAAAAAAGAAAAGGTATTTACATCTCCCCCTACCTTTGACCTGAGCCTTAAATTCAGCAAGCGTCCCGGTAAATGTGATTTCTGCGGAGACCAGGCTTTACTGGCTGAGGCCAAGATGTGGATGTATCCTTTTGTAGTGGATCCCGATAAGTTCGGCACGTTTTACTCCGGGACAAAGCGGGCGTTACGCTTATGCGCCCGTTGCGCGCTGGCAGGTATGGCGGGGTATCTGGGATGGCTGTGGAAGGCGCAAGGTAACGAGGCGCTTCACTTCTTTATCTTCCATTCTGAGCCAAGGGAAATGAAGAGGCTACAGGAAGAGGTTCTGGAACCCCTTCGTCTAAAAGGTGACCGGAGCGGCACTGCGCCGGTGGCTTTTGCTGGTCCATATACTCATGAGACCGTGTGGGGGCTCCTCTTAAAGCTTTTCACACACGTGCGCAACTCTGATCTGCTTTCCGAAGAGGCGCGTGACCTCCTGGCCTCGCTCCTCGGTGCTGGGAAAGGAGGACCCCCGCCTGCACCGATTACCCTTTACGCGGTCACCGGGAAACCGGGACAGGCGTTTAGCATGCGGGCACTGCGAGAATTCTCCAAGCTCCAGCACCTCTACAGACTTTACGAAAGCTGGGAAAAAATTATAGCGGAGAAAAACATAAACAAAAATCCGCACCAGCACATCATCCAGATTTTTGAGCAGTTCTGGGCACAGCAGGGGCAAAATCGTGAGACCATCTTGCGCGACAAAATTGCCCACGCCATTTTAGAATTCCTCGATCCTTCACCGTTTGTCGAGCAGTTTCTTTTCGACGCCCGGGCAAAGGAGGAGAACCCCCGCCCTCTGGTGCGGGGTACTCTAGAAATATTGGGTAAGTATTTGCAGGAGGTGTTCGGCATGGACGAACAATTTCAGCGCATACTGGCAGGTTTCGGGTACTCCCTCGGATCAGCAGCTCGGGAGCATGAGGAGGTGGGTTTGCTTTACGCCTTGCGCAACGCCAAGAATCCTGAGGATTTCTATCGGGTTTTAAACGACATACAGTTCCGCCTGGAAATAACCGTACCAGAGGTTTTGCTTCGTATCGAAAAAGGCGAGCGTATTGCTGGGGTTCCGTGGGTTAGAGTAAAAAGTCTTCTCTCTATCTACGCTATGAACGCCTATTTGCGCAAAACCACACCACAATCGGGAGTTCAGACAAAGGAGGCGTGAGTATGAGCAAGGCCATTGTTGTGGGTTATTTAGCCAAGGTATCTGCCGCTAACGTTAACGCTTCCCACACCGAAGGTAACGTGGTGGTAGCAAAGAAGGTCACCCTGCCTGACGGGAGTACCGTTCCCTACATTTCGGGTCAGGCAATACGGCGGATGTTGCGGGAGAGGCTTGCGGATCTGGGGTATACTTTGTCCGAACCCTTTTCCCAGGTAAGCGGACAGGAAGTGACTCCCCCGGTGCGTCCCTGGGAATTCATCGACGAAGATCTGTTTGGCTACCTAGATCCCTCTGGCGGGCGCCGACGTACTTCGCCGGTGCGCGTTTCAGCGGCGATAGGACTCTTCCCCTTCCAGGGGGACCGAGACCTCGGTACCCGCTCCTTTGAGCGCTTCGGACAGGCGATGGCCGCTGGCGGGAACATGTTCGAAACTGAGCTTTACGCCAACCTTTTCAAGGGCACGATTCTCGTGGAGCTTGACCGGGTAGGAGTGTTCCAACCTCTGGAAACCGGGGGAGAGAAAGAGCGCACCCTTTCTTCTCTTGACCGTAGAAAACGGATTCAGGATTTGCTCCAAGCCCTCAATCTCCTCTGGGGTGGTGGACGTACGGCTAGGATGCTGGCCGACCTCTCT
This is a stretch of genomic DNA from Brockia lithotrophica. It encodes these proteins:
- a CDS encoding EAL domain-containing protein, whose protein sequence is MRQVVDETPVVIDGHTRSYFSSFLLFGLLTEDFLDYLKMDGPFVREAVKKPSFKNIVQAMTTVAAAFGKETVAEWVEDEAAFMLVKEIGVDHV
- the cas7i gene encoding type I-B CRISPR-associated protein Cas7/Cst2/DevR, with product MSKAIVVGYLAKVSAANVNASHTEGNVVVAKKVTLPDGSTVPYISGQAIRRMLRERLADLGYTLSEPFSQVSGQEVTPPVRPWEFIDEDLFGYLDPSGGRRRTSPVRVSAAIGLFPFQGDRDLGTRSFERFGQAMAAGGNMFETELYANLFKGTILVELDRVGVFQPLETGGEKERTLSSLDRRKRIQDLLQALNLLWGGGRTARMLADLSPKFLAYTRLRVKHPIFLEALEARYEDGRYLLNLAPLVNVLERFRDYREHTIFGLDPGIFGNEEEIFNTLREYGEVLRVRDALAKAREDVEGLWSESS